A DNA window from Paralichthys olivaceus isolate ysfri-2021 chromosome 11, ASM2471397v2, whole genome shotgun sequence contains the following coding sequences:
- the LOC109630268 gene encoding solute carrier family 13 member 2-like translates to MAGFLKGLWRYRNYITIFLTPLLLLPLPLSSPTPEAKCGYVIILMALYWCTECIPLAVTALLPVILYPMMGIMASGEVCIQYLKDSNMLFFGGLLVAIAVENWKLHRRIALQVLLIVGVKPSLLMIGFMSTTAFLSMWISNTASAAMMLPIANAVLQQLCDTEANADERDYAHGKDGQENQAFEMSDSKENYDKELRLKDNQIHIDSDDDDHTKDKKIKENNVNSSVCERSPEAEERRLKREQWYEKLSKGMSLSVCYAASIGGTATLTGTTPNVILKGQIDELFPGNGDIINFASWFGFSFPNMLLMLFLSWLWLQFMFLGFNFKKSFGCGTKKVGDSEAYQVIKDEYKKLGRMSFAEGCVLSIFTLLVILWFTREPGFIPGWANVLFGEKKSFITDGTVAILMSSLFFCIPSNLPRCWRKSKDGTPAEVPSPLLTWNVVHEKMPWNILLLLGGGFALAHGSEKSGLSQWLGETLIPLQNIPPFAISILLCLLVAMLTECSSNTATTTLFLPILASMATAIKLHPLYIMFPCTIAASLAFMLPVATPPNAIAFSYGNLKVMDMAKTGFILNFVGVLTINLAINTWGVTMFKLDTFPSWANVTKTP, encoded by the exons ATGGCTGGATTTCTAAAAGGTCTGTGGCGGTATAGGAATTACATCACGATCTTCCTGACGCCTCTTCTGCTTCTGCCTCTGCCACTCAGCAGTCCAACTCCA GAAGCAAAATGTGGCTATGTGATAATCCTCATGGCGCTGTACTGGTGTACAGAGTGTATCCCCCTGGCTGTGACCGCCCTGCTACCGGTCATTCTGTACCCCATGATGGGCATCATGGCATCAGGAGAG GTTTGTATCCAGTACCTGAAAGACTCCAACATGCTCTTTTTTGGTGGGCTGCTGGTGGCCATTGCTGTCGAGAACTGGAAACTGCACAGGAGGATCGCCCTTCAAGTTCTGCTCATTGTAGGAGTGAAGCCTTCTCT TCTGATGATTGGTTTCATGAGCACCACAGCCTTCCTGTCCATGTGGATCAGTAACACGGCCTCGGCAGCCATGATGCTGCCCATTGCTAAcgctgtgctgcagcagctgtgtgacaCTGAGGCCAACGCTGACGAGAGGGATTATGCACATGGAAAGGACGGTCAGGAGAATCAGGCATTTGAGATGAGCGACTCGAAAGAAAACTATGACAAGGAGCTCAGACTAAAGGACAACCAAATCCACATCG attcagatgatgatgatcacaccaaagacaagaaaatcaaagaaaacaatgtcAATTCAA GTGTTTGTGAGAGGAGTCCAGAGGCCGAGGAGCGAAGACTGAAGAGGGAGCAGTGGTACGAGAAGCTGTCGAAAGGCAtgagcctcagtgtgtgttatgCCGCCAGCATCGGAGGGACAGCCACCCTCACTGGAACAACTCCCAACGTCATCCTGAAGGGCCAGATTGATGA ACTTTTTCCAGGTAATGGAGATATCATCAACTTTGCGAGTTGGTTTGGCTTCTCATTCCCCAACATGCTGCTCATGCTGTTTCTGTCTTGGTTGTGGCTGCAATTTATGTTTTTGGGTTTCAA CTTCAAAAAGTCCTTCGGATGCGGAACAAAGAAAGTTGGTGACAGCGAAGCGTACCAGGTGATCAAAGACGAGTACAAAAAGTTGGGTCGTATGAGCTTCGCTGAGGGCTGTGTGCTTTCTATCTTCACTTTGCTGGTTATCCTGTGGTTTACGAGGGAACCTGGGTTCATACCGGGCTGGGCCAATGTCCTGTTCGGAGAAAAAAAGTC GTTCATCACAGACGGCACTGTGGCCATATTGATGTCATCGCTTTTCTTCTGCATCCCGTCCAATCTGCCCAGATGTTGGAGGAAGTCTAAGGATG GAACCCCTGCTGAagtcccctctcctctgctaACTTGGAATGTCGTCCATGAAAAGATGCCGTGGAACATCCTCTTACTTCTTGGCGGAGGCTTTGCGTTGGCCCACGGAAGTGAG AAATCTGGACTCTCTCAGTGGTTAGGAGAAACTCTCATTCCGCTGCAGAATATCCCTCCTTTTGCCATCTCCATCCTGCTGTGTCTGCTGGTGGCCATGTTGACCGAATGCTCCAGCAACACAGCCACCACCACTCTCTTTCTGCCGATACTGGCCTCCATG GCAACTGCCATTAAGCTACACCCGCTGTACATCATGTTTCCCTGCACCATCGCCGCCTCGCTGGCTTTCATGCTGCCCGTAGCCACGCCACCCAACGCCATTGCCTTCTCCTACGGCAACCTCAAAGTTATGGACATG GCCAAGACTGGATTCATCCTGAACTTTGTCGGTGTCCTAACCATCAACCTTGCTATTAATACGTGGGGTGTGACCATGTTCAAGCTGGATACGTTTCCCTCTTGGGCTAATGTCACCAAAACTCCATGA
- the slc46a1 gene encoding proton-coupled folate transporter isoform X1: MEESDTAAILPADVLNATSAEEDPTSDWFGHKEEAEVPTTTTTGSCEPRPRFSWPLLPPVSVEPVLFLSMFSLALQAPLSTQYLWDRLSEDLGYNGSKRSECTNGSVPPDPLQKEVETLTAHWNLYISLAGFSVGLLVVPLLGSWSDLAGRRPVLILPNLGLALQAVVYLVVMYLKLPVVYFLLGRMLSGLSGDFNAILAGCFAYVADTSDRKSRTFRVAVLEACLGLSGMLASIIGGQWRRAQGYINPFWLVLATNLASALYAYLFVKETVLPDPSAKLLTTRHHKAIWRLYSAGGRSSEDGGGFQRCKLWFYTLSFFLVVMVHSGCRELYVLYELSSPLCWGPALIGYGSAAQHLAYLSSLLGLKIMQRCLEDSWVALVGLASNITGLVVFSVADTIQLMFTGYGLCFLFMASTPVLRSKLSKLVDPSEQGALFASVACVESLCFLVGSGVFNSLYPATLYFMKGFSFLFAAIILFIPAGIIGTLQCVDQRRELRDSTVS, translated from the exons ATGGAGGAGTCGGACACCGCAGCCATTCTTCCCGCTGATGTGCTCAATGCTACATCCGCAGAGGAAGACCCAACTTCGGACTGGTTCGGCCACAAAGAAGAAGCGGAGGTAccgaccaccaccaccaccgggAGCTGCGAGCCCCGACCCCGGTTCTCATGGCCGCTGCTGCCGCCGGTGTCCGTGGAACCGGTGCTGTTCCTCTCCATGTTCTCTCTGGCCCTGCAGGCGCCTTTGTCCACCCAGTACCTGTGGGACAGACTCAGCGAGGACCTCGGGTACAACGGCTCCAAGAGGTCGGAGTGCACCAACGGCTCCGTGCCCCCCGACCCCCTGCAGAAG gAGGTGGAAACCCTAACAGCCCACTGGAACCTGTACATCAGTCTGGCAGGCTTCTCTGTTGGCCTGTTGGTGGTGCCTCTCCTGGGCTCATGGAGTGACCTCGCGGGTCGCAGGCCAGTCCTCATCCTCCCTAACCTTGGCCTGGCACTGCAGGCAGTAGTTTACCTCGTAGTGATGTACCTGAAGCTGCCGGTGGTCTACTTTCTGCTGGGAAGAATGTTGAGTGGCCTTTCAGGTGATTTCAATGCCATCCTGGCAGGGTGCTTTGCATATGTGGCTGATACAAGTGACAGGAAGTCCCGCACCTTCAGGGTGGCAGTGCTGGAGGCCTGTCTGGGTCTTTCAGGGATGCTGGCCAGCATTATCGGGGGGCAGTGGCGGCGTGCACAAGG GTACATCAACCCATTCTGGCTGGTCTTGGCCACCAACTTGGCCTCCGCTCTGTACGCTTACCTGTTTGTTAAAGAGACTGTCCTGCCAGACCCAAGTGCAAAGCTCCTCACCACTCGCCACCACAAAGCTATCTGGCGCCTCTACTCAGCAGGCGGCAGGAGCAGTGAGGATGGTGGAGGGTTTCAGAGATGCAAGCTGTGGTTTTACACACTGAGCTTCTTCCTGGTGGTGATGGTACATTCTGGCTGCAGGGAGCTGTATGTGCTGTACGAATTAAGCTCTCCGCTGTGCTGGGGGCCCGCCCTCATTGGCTACGGGTCAGCAGCTCAACACCTGGCCTACCTGAGCAGTCTGCTGGGGCTGAAGATCATGCAGCGCTGCCTGGAAGACTCCTGGGTGGCTCTTGTGGGTCTGGCCTCCAACATTACCGGGCTTGTGGTCTTCTCTGTAGCTGACACTATACAACTCATGTTCACAG GTTATGgtctgtgtttcctcttcatGGCCTCGACACCTGTTCTTAGGTCGAAGCTGTCGAAGTTGGTGGACCCTTCAGAGCAAG gTGCCCTGTTTGCCTCTGTTGCTTGTGTGGAGAGCTTATGTTTTCTGGTGGGTAGTGGTGTCTTCAACTCGCTGTACCCGGCCACCCTGTACTTCATGAAGGGCTTCTCCTTCCTTTTTGCTgccatcatcctcttcatccccGCTGGAATAATAGG GACTCTACAATGTGTAGACCAGAGGAGAGAACTCAGAGACTCCACAGTATCCTGA
- the slc46a1 gene encoding proton-coupled folate transporter isoform X2 has product MEESDTAAILPADVLNATSAEEDPTSDWFGHKEEAEVPTTTTTGSCEPRPRFSWPLLPPVSVEPVLFLSMFSLALQAPLSTQYLWDRLSEDLGYNGSKRSECTNGSVPPDPLQKEVETLTAHWNLYISLAGFSVGLLVVPLLGSWSDLAGRRPVLILPNLGLALQAVVYLVVMYLKLPVVYFLLGRMLSGLSGDFNAILAGCFAYVADTSDRKSRTFRVAVLEACLGLSGMLASIIGGQWRRAQGYINPFWLVLATNLASALYAYLFVKETVLPDPSAKLLTTRHHKAIWRLYSAGGRSSEDGGGFQRCKLWFYTLSFFLVVMVHSGCRELYVLYELSSPLCWGPALIGYGSAAQHLAYLSSLLGLKIMQRCLEDSWVALVGLASNITGLVVFSVADTIQLMFTGYGLCFLFMASTPVLRSKLSKLVDPSEQGALFASVACVESLCFLVGSGVFNSLYPATLYFMKGFSFLFAAIILFIPAGIIG; this is encoded by the exons ATGGAGGAGTCGGACACCGCAGCCATTCTTCCCGCTGATGTGCTCAATGCTACATCCGCAGAGGAAGACCCAACTTCGGACTGGTTCGGCCACAAAGAAGAAGCGGAGGTAccgaccaccaccaccaccgggAGCTGCGAGCCCCGACCCCGGTTCTCATGGCCGCTGCTGCCGCCGGTGTCCGTGGAACCGGTGCTGTTCCTCTCCATGTTCTCTCTGGCCCTGCAGGCGCCTTTGTCCACCCAGTACCTGTGGGACAGACTCAGCGAGGACCTCGGGTACAACGGCTCCAAGAGGTCGGAGTGCACCAACGGCTCCGTGCCCCCCGACCCCCTGCAGAAG gAGGTGGAAACCCTAACAGCCCACTGGAACCTGTACATCAGTCTGGCAGGCTTCTCTGTTGGCCTGTTGGTGGTGCCTCTCCTGGGCTCATGGAGTGACCTCGCGGGTCGCAGGCCAGTCCTCATCCTCCCTAACCTTGGCCTGGCACTGCAGGCAGTAGTTTACCTCGTAGTGATGTACCTGAAGCTGCCGGTGGTCTACTTTCTGCTGGGAAGAATGTTGAGTGGCCTTTCAGGTGATTTCAATGCCATCCTGGCAGGGTGCTTTGCATATGTGGCTGATACAAGTGACAGGAAGTCCCGCACCTTCAGGGTGGCAGTGCTGGAGGCCTGTCTGGGTCTTTCAGGGATGCTGGCCAGCATTATCGGGGGGCAGTGGCGGCGTGCACAAGG GTACATCAACCCATTCTGGCTGGTCTTGGCCACCAACTTGGCCTCCGCTCTGTACGCTTACCTGTTTGTTAAAGAGACTGTCCTGCCAGACCCAAGTGCAAAGCTCCTCACCACTCGCCACCACAAAGCTATCTGGCGCCTCTACTCAGCAGGCGGCAGGAGCAGTGAGGATGGTGGAGGGTTTCAGAGATGCAAGCTGTGGTTTTACACACTGAGCTTCTTCCTGGTGGTGATGGTACATTCTGGCTGCAGGGAGCTGTATGTGCTGTACGAATTAAGCTCTCCGCTGTGCTGGGGGCCCGCCCTCATTGGCTACGGGTCAGCAGCTCAACACCTGGCCTACCTGAGCAGTCTGCTGGGGCTGAAGATCATGCAGCGCTGCCTGGAAGACTCCTGGGTGGCTCTTGTGGGTCTGGCCTCCAACATTACCGGGCTTGTGGTCTTCTCTGTAGCTGACACTATACAACTCATGTTCACAG GTTATGgtctgtgtttcctcttcatGGCCTCGACACCTGTTCTTAGGTCGAAGCTGTCGAAGTTGGTGGACCCTTCAGAGCAAG gTGCCCTGTTTGCCTCTGTTGCTTGTGTGGAGAGCTTATGTTTTCTGGTGGGTAGTGGTGTCTTCAACTCGCTGTACCCGGCCACCCTGTACTTCATGAAGGGCTTCTCCTTCCTTTTTGCTgccatcatcctcttcatccccGCTGGAATAATAGGGTGA